In Entomomonas moraniae, one DNA window encodes the following:
- the rplC gene encoding 50S ribosomal protein L3, whose amino-acid sequence MTIGVIGRKCGMTRIFTEEGISIPVTVIEVEPNRVTQFKSEETDGYRAVQVTVGGRRASRVTKPQAGHFAKAKVAAGRDVLEFRLSEGEYQAGDELKVDMFEAGQMVDVTGQSKGKGFAGTIKRWNFRGQDNTHGNSVSHRVPGSIGQCQTPGRVFKGKKMSGHLGAERVTVQSLKIVRVDAERNLLLVKGAVPGAVGSDVIVRPAVKARG is encoded by the coding sequence ATGACAATTGGTGTTATCGGTCGTAAATGTGGTATGACCCGCATTTTTACCGAAGAAGGTATCTCGATTCCAGTTACTGTTATTGAAGTAGAGCCGAATCGCGTTACTCAATTCAAATCAGAAGAAACAGATGGTTACCGTGCTGTACAAGTGACAGTGGGTGGGCGTCGTGCTTCACGTGTTACTAAGCCTCAAGCAGGTCATTTTGCAAAAGCAAAAGTAGCTGCTGGTCGTGATGTATTAGAATTCCGTCTTAGCGAAGGTGAGTACCAAGCAGGCGACGAACTTAAAGTAGATATGTTCGAAGCTGGTCAAATGGTTGATGTAACAGGTCAATCAAAAGGTAAAGGATTCGCTGGTACAATCAAGCGCTGGAATTTCCGCGGTCAAGACAATACTCACGGTAACTCAGTTTCTCACCGTGTGCCAGGTTCCATCGGTCAGTGTCAGACTCCTGGTCGTGTATTTAAAGGCAAAAAAATGTCTGGTCACTTAGGTGCTGAACGCGTTACTGTACAGTCCCTAAAAATCGTTCGTGTTGATGCTGAGCGCAACTTACTATTAGTAAAAGGAGCTGTTCCTGGCGCTGTTGGTAGTGATGTGATCGTGCGTCCAGCTGTTAAAGCTCGCGGTTAA
- a CDS encoding polyprenyl synthetase family protein, with the protein MTAQSKNHSFYQVITDDFSRVNEIIRRQLVSNVPLVEQIAEYIISAGGKRLRPLLVLLAGNAVGKKGDDLCLLAGLIEFIHTSTLLHDDVVDASGLRRGRSTANAIWGNAPSVLVGDFLYTRAFEMMVKLDSMPIMQVISHATRIIAEGEVLQLSRVRDASTTEEIYMEVIRGKTAMLFEAATHSAAVLGGAPEEQCEALRCFGDALGVAFQLVDDLLDYQGDISELGKNVGDDLAEGKPTLPLIYAMANGTEEQSAIIRKAIQRGEGEEFQLISEIVKETGALDYTAKLAKDYAERAIRFLDQIPDSIYKVAMVDLTKFAVERVY; encoded by the coding sequence GTGACAGCTCAATCTAAAAACCATAGTTTCTATCAAGTGATTACTGATGATTTCTCCCGTGTTAATGAAATCATACGGCGGCAATTAGTCTCTAATGTTCCTTTAGTGGAGCAAATAGCAGAGTATATTATTTCTGCAGGAGGAAAACGCCTCCGTCCTTTATTGGTTTTATTAGCGGGAAATGCTGTAGGTAAAAAAGGTGATGACCTTTGTTTGCTGGCAGGGTTGATTGAATTTATTCATACATCAACATTATTGCATGATGATGTAGTTGATGCATCAGGATTGCGTAGAGGTCGGTCAACGGCTAATGCAATCTGGGGAAATGCCCCCAGCGTGTTGGTGGGTGACTTTTTATATACACGCGCTTTTGAAATGATGGTCAAGTTAGACTCGATGCCTATTATGCAGGTGATTTCTCATGCCACCCGTATCATTGCAGAAGGAGAGGTATTGCAGTTATCTCGTGTACGTGATGCGAGTACAACAGAAGAAATTTATATGGAAGTTATCCGTGGTAAAACGGCGATGCTGTTTGAGGCGGCCACACACAGCGCTGCTGTTTTAGGGGGTGCACCTGAAGAGCAATGTGAAGCTTTGCGCTGTTTTGGTGATGCTTTAGGCGTTGCATTCCAGCTAGTGGACGACTTGTTAGATTATCAAGGTGATATTAGTGAGTTAGGGAAAAATGTAGGAGATGATCTTGCAGAAGGGAAGCCGACACTCCCCCTTATCTATGCTATGGCTAATGGTACCGAGGAGCAATCTGCTATTATTCGTAAAGCTATTCAGCGTGGCGAGGGTGAAGAGTTTCAGTTGATTAGTGAGATAGTGAAAGAAACAGGCGCTTTAGATTACACAGCAAAATTGGCTAAAGATTATGCAGAGCGTGCAATACGCTTTTTAGATCAAATCCCAGATAGTATCTATAAAGTAGCGATGGTAGATTTAACGAAGTTCGCTGTTGAACGTGTTTATTGA
- a CDS encoding NUDIX domain-containing protein, producing MSSKAVEIIAREHCFQGFYRLDRLKLRHKLFSGEQSAVITRELFVRPDAVCMLPYDPIQDKVVFVEQVRVGAIEKSANPWMLELVAGLIDKKDEDPQDVAYREALEEANLEITDLLPISQYYPSVGGSDEYIYLYLGRCDSSEAGGVHGLESEGEDIRTHVWTYEQAVTNLQQGLIQNAASIIALQWLMLNRDRVRQQWG from the coding sequence ATGAGCAGTAAAGCTGTTGAAATTATAGCACGTGAGCATTGTTTTCAAGGGTTTTATCGTTTAGATCGTTTAAAGCTACGGCATAAACTATTCTCAGGAGAACAAAGCGCAGTAATAACGAGAGAGCTTTTCGTCAGGCCTGATGCTGTTTGTATGTTGCCTTATGATCCTATACAAGATAAGGTGGTTTTTGTTGAGCAGGTTCGGGTTGGCGCAATAGAAAAAAGTGCTAATCCTTGGATGCTTGAGCTAGTAGCAGGTTTAATTGATAAAAAAGATGAAGATCCGCAAGATGTGGCTTATCGTGAAGCGCTAGAAGAGGCAAACTTAGAAATTACTGATTTACTACCTATTTCACAATACTACCCTTCTGTGGGAGGGAGTGATGAATATATTTATTTATATCTAGGTCGTTGTGATAGCAGTGAAGCCGGTGGTGTACATGGTTTGGAGTCTGAGGGTGAAGATATTCGTACCCATGTTTGGACATATGAGCAAGCAGTTACTAATTTACAACAGGGTTTAATTCAGAATGCGGCCAGCATTATTGCATTGCAATGGCTTATGCTAAATAGAGATCGAGTCCGTCAACAATGGGGGTGA
- a CDS encoding EAL domain-containing protein, with the protein MHNLLSEIRYSTVKLTIFVLTLFFLITLTTIFYNYYRLDSNYKKQVASDATLVINQIDHILDEFNLPMYAAIEELKSSSCDIQEYNLKRVVESSQWFRSLTVLNNGEIICSSFFEPNQYNSDIVGYYTKQKLSLLSSKFLAPQMPIISYRIIRGDWSAFITMHASTFLNILSSTHLSNHGYLIINDDWINTQDQMLSNNRVINDNLLMFASDKYPFKIAFDLNTVTWSEKSIVSYFLLAIILFASFVISLLYIFLTAPRRNFQQALLRNELIPYYQPVISAADQKWCGVEVLARWQHPKKGLIMPGQFIGLAERSKLIIPMTKQLMKIVAENLLANINCLPNPFYIGFNIHSSHLQHHDLIDDCKNFLATFPPNTITLTIEIVESHFVESTNNLPTLLNEFHKIGVTVAIDDFGTGYSNFGYLQKYKIDHLKIDRLFVSRICNTPSETHLIETIISLAKKLNMDLIAEGVETIEQLHYLTRQGVEFIQGFLFSKPIPLNEMLVLLTKPMKRIKPPMIIHQLSFDKKIVKII; encoded by the coding sequence ATGCATAATTTATTATCGGAAATTCGTTATTCAACGGTTAAACTTACTATTTTTGTATTAACCTTATTTTTTCTTATCACACTAACCACTATATTCTATAATTACTACCGTCTTGATAGTAACTATAAAAAACAAGTTGCTTCTGATGCAACACTTGTCATTAATCAAATAGACCATATACTCGATGAATTTAATCTTCCCATGTATGCAGCCATTGAAGAGTTAAAAAGCAGCTCATGTGATATACAAGAATACAACCTAAAAAGAGTTGTCGAATCTAGTCAATGGTTTAGATCATTGACTGTTTTAAATAATGGCGAAATTATCTGCTCATCATTCTTCGAACCAAATCAATACAATTCGGATATAGTAGGTTATTATACAAAGCAAAAACTAAGTTTATTGTCTTCCAAGTTTTTAGCACCACAAATGCCTATCATTAGCTATCGTATCATACGGGGGGATTGGTCTGCATTCATCACCATGCATGCCTCTACGTTTCTAAATATACTATCATCCACTCATCTCTCTAATCATGGCTATCTTATTATCAATGACGATTGGATAAATACCCAAGATCAAATGTTATCCAATAATCGAGTCATCAATGATAACTTATTAATGTTTGCCTCAGACAAATACCCATTTAAAATTGCCTTTGACCTCAATACCGTGACATGGAGTGAAAAATCTATTGTCTCTTATTTTCTACTTGCAATTATATTATTTGCATCGTTTGTTATATCACTGCTATACATATTTTTAACGGCCCCCAGACGTAATTTCCAACAAGCTCTTTTGAGAAATGAACTCATTCCTTACTATCAACCTGTTATTTCAGCTGCCGACCAAAAATGGTGCGGGGTTGAAGTACTAGCTCGCTGGCAACACCCAAAAAAAGGACTTATAATGCCAGGACAATTCATTGGTTTAGCTGAACGCTCGAAGCTAATTATTCCAATGACTAAACAGCTGATGAAAATAGTGGCTGAAAACTTATTAGCCAACATTAACTGTCTTCCAAACCCTTTTTATATTGGCTTTAATATTCATTCATCACACTTACAACATCATGATCTAATTGATGACTGTAAAAACTTTTTAGCTACATTTCCCCCAAACACCATCACTCTCACGATAGAGATTGTAGAAAGCCACTTTGTTGAATCAACTAATAATCTACCAACGCTACTAAATGAATTCCATAAAATTGGTGTTACTGTTGCGATAGATGACTTTGGAACAGGTTACTCTAATTTTGGCTATTTACAAAAATATAAAATAGATCACTTAAAAATTGATAGGTTATTTGTGTCAAGGATCTGTAATACGCCTTCTGAGACCCATTTAATAGAGACCATCATCTCACTTGCCAAGAAGTTAAATATGGATCTTATAGCTGAAGGGGTAGAAACTATTGAACAACTCCATTATTTAACACGTCAAGGAGTCGAGTTTATACAAGGTTTTCTTTTCAGCAAGCCAATACCATTAAATGAGATGCTTGTATTACTCACCAAACCAATGAAGCGGATCAAACCTCCCATGATCATCCATCAATTATCCTTCGATAAGAAAATAGTAAAAATAATTTAG
- a CDS encoding SufE family protein: MNLDAQNLFSTFQLNKSWEQKMRLLMQLGKNLSPLTEVEKTDKNQVKGCESQVWLVSTKQDDQWYFKATSEARLIQGLLAVLLTRINGLTAKEINEIDLDDWFQQLGLVKQLSSSRRDGLSAIFKKVKAVT; this comes from the coding sequence ATGAACCTAGATGCTCAAAATCTTTTCTCTACATTCCAGCTAAACAAAAGTTGGGAACAAAAAATGCGATTACTAATGCAATTAGGGAAGAACCTATCCCCACTTACAGAAGTTGAAAAAACGGACAAAAATCAAGTCAAAGGCTGTGAAAGTCAAGTGTGGTTAGTGAGTACAAAGCAAGATGATCAATGGTATTTTAAAGCAACCAGTGAGGCACGGCTAATACAAGGGCTACTTGCTGTATTGCTAACACGCATTAATGGCTTAACCGCAAAAGAAATTAACGAAATTGATTTAGACGATTGGTTTCAACAATTAGGACTGGTTAAACAACTCTCAAGTTCACGTAGAGATGGCTTAAGTGCTATTTTTAAAAAGGTAAAAGCAGTCACTTAA
- the rpsJ gene encoding 30S ribosomal protein S10 encodes MQNQQIRIRLKAFDHRLIDQSTQEIVDTAKRTGAQVRGPIPLPTRKERFTVLISPHVNKDARDQYEIRTHKRVLDIVQPTDKTVDALMKLDLAAGVEVQISLG; translated from the coding sequence ATGCAAAACCAACAAATCCGTATTCGGTTAAAGGCATTTGATCACCGCTTGATCGATCAATCAACTCAGGAAATCGTAGATACTGCGAAACGTACTGGGGCTCAAGTTCGTGGTCCAATACCATTACCAACTCGTAAAGAGAGATTCACCGTGTTGATTTCTCCGCACGTTAATAAAGACGCGCGCGATCAATATGAAATTCGTACTCATAAAAGAGTATTAGATATCGTTCAACCAACTGATAAAACAGTTGATGCATTAATGAAGCTTGATCTTGCAGCAGGTGTTGAAGTGCAAATCAGCCTCGGCTAA
- a CDS encoding TIM44-like domain-containing protein → MQRVLSFFSIVFLAVSIMVVSFDAEARRFGGGRSFGKAPSHQTRQATPNRPANQPNNPQAAPGRSWMGPLAGLVAGGLLASLFMGGGFSGINFFDIIIVALLAFFVIRFIRGRMNPQQQGVNSNINAYQDQSTQQPIFGTQRATSSVAPVINAPAWFNETAFLSAARDHFMALQEHWDANEMDKIAEYVTPEILTFLKQERTEEGSGYQSTYIDDLNVVLDGVDDTPEKTIATLTFTGVAKTSRFDQGEAFNESWRMEREQGENKPWLVAGIRQNM, encoded by the coding sequence ATGCAACGTGTTTTAAGTTTTTTTTCGATTGTTTTTCTTGCTGTGTCGATCATGGTAGTGAGTTTTGATGCCGAGGCAAGACGTTTTGGTGGTGGGCGTTCTTTTGGGAAAGCGCCTTCACATCAAACTCGTCAAGCAACGCCTAACCGGCCAGCAAATCAACCTAATAATCCACAAGCAGCACCTGGTAGAAGTTGGATGGGGCCTCTAGCGGGTTTAGTGGCAGGAGGCTTATTGGCTTCTCTGTTTATGGGGGGCGGTTTTAGTGGTATAAACTTCTTTGATATTATTATTGTTGCATTGTTAGCATTTTTTGTTATTCGCTTTATAAGAGGCCGAATGAACCCACAACAACAAGGGGTTAATAGCAACATCAATGCTTATCAAGATCAGTCTACCCAGCAGCCTATTTTTGGCACTCAAAGGGCTACCTCATCGGTTGCTCCTGTTATTAATGCTCCAGCTTGGTTTAATGAAACGGCTTTTCTTTCCGCCGCAAGAGACCATTTTATGGCACTGCAAGAGCATTGGGATGCCAACGAAATGGATAAAATAGCTGAGTATGTTACGCCAGAAATATTAACTTTCTTAAAACAAGAGCGTACTGAGGAAGGAAGTGGTTATCAATCAACTTATATTGATGATTTAAATGTGGTTTTAGATGGTGTTGATGATACACCGGAAAAAACAATAGCAACATTAACCTTTACAGGCGTTGCTAAAACATCGCGTTTTGATCAAGGCGAAGCATTTAATGAAAGCTGGCGGATGGAGCGTGAACAAGGTGAAAATAAACCTTGGTTAGTGGCGGGTATTCGTCAAAATATGTAG
- a CDS encoding DUF1249 domain-containing protein: MNKETYAVDLSGLHAIYERNYACLIRLLPRMREDGYKRCFAFTAEQRIKTRLNFSIIENSPYTSYLLLKQDNLLVWLPSPELYIRCYHDAKLAEVVFAKNTRNFKGVYAYPNKAMHQPDEKKQLNQFVEEWLGRCLSSGYEVADTAIKI, translated from the coding sequence ATGAATAAAGAAACATATGCGGTTGATTTATCTGGTTTGCATGCAATCTATGAACGTAATTATGCATGTTTAATACGGTTATTGCCTCGTATGCGAGAGGATGGATATAAACGTTGTTTTGCATTCACTGCAGAGCAGAGGATAAAAACACGTCTAAATTTTTCTATTATTGAGAATAGTCCTTATACTTCTTATTTATTGTTAAAGCAGGATAATTTACTTGTTTGGCTGCCTAGCCCTGAGCTATATATTCGTTGTTACCATGATGCTAAATTAGCTGAAGTTGTATTCGCTAAAAATACCAGAAACTTTAAGGGAGTGTATGCTTATCCTAATAAAGCTATGCATCAGCCAGATGAAAAAAAACAATTAAATCAATTTGTTGAAGAATGGTTAGGTCGTTGCCTATCATCAGGTTATGAGGTTGCTGATACAGCAATAAAAATATGA
- a CDS encoding aminotransferase class V-fold PLP-dependent enzyme, translating to MSYKTLLESPWRFDFPALCNFSNDKLTWLDSAATTQKPNMVIDCITQYYQQGCANIHRAQYPLATKITRGFENVRQKVADFLHAQSSDQLIFTRSTTESINLLAYGLESYLPNTGNIVISALEHHANLLPWQQLAKRKGLKLIVLPFTQEGIIDLEIAETLITNQTRLVAISQMSNVFGTLQPIKQIIELAKKFNALSVIDGAQGIVHHPTNVTQLNCDFYVFSGHKLFAPEGVGILYGKAGSLTKLNHWQFGGEMVQSADYETAQFYPAPLGFEAGTSAIGAVLGLGAAIDYLNAQNRTDITAHEQALIHQLLTGLLQRKSIHVLGNPHSSLVSFYIEGMHPSDISHLLAEQNIAIRAGQHCCMPLYQTLGLNGAIRVSLALYNNSADLQCFFDALDKAIELLT from the coding sequence ATGAGCTATAAAACACTATTAGAATCCCCTTGGCGCTTTGATTTTCCAGCCTTGTGTAACTTTAGCAATGATAAGTTAACATGGCTAGATAGCGCTGCGACTACACAAAAGCCAAATATGGTGATTGATTGCATTACCCAATATTACCAACAAGGCTGTGCGAATATTCATCGTGCTCAATACCCGCTAGCAACAAAGATCACTCGCGGATTTGAAAATGTACGCCAAAAAGTAGCTGATTTTTTACATGCACAATCAAGCGATCAACTCATATTCACACGCAGTACCACTGAAAGTATTAACTTACTCGCCTATGGCCTAGAAAGCTATCTCCCAAATACTGGAAATATTGTAATCAGCGCACTCGAACACCATGCCAATCTATTACCATGGCAACAACTAGCTAAACGCAAAGGTCTTAAACTCATCGTACTCCCCTTCACACAAGAAGGTATTATAGACTTAGAGATTGCAGAAACACTCATAACAAATCAAACAAGGCTTGTCGCTATTAGTCAAATGTCAAATGTGTTTGGTACATTGCAACCTATCAAACAAATCATTGAACTAGCTAAGAAATTTAATGCACTCTCCGTTATTGATGGTGCTCAAGGTATTGTGCATCACCCCACCAATGTCACCCAACTTAACTGTGACTTTTATGTATTTTCTGGACACAAGCTTTTTGCACCTGAAGGTGTTGGCATACTCTATGGAAAAGCAGGCAGCCTCACTAAACTTAACCACTGGCAGTTTGGAGGGGAAATGGTACAGTCAGCAGACTACGAGACAGCACAGTTTTATCCTGCGCCATTGGGATTTGAAGCTGGAACAAGTGCCATTGGGGCAGTATTAGGCTTAGGCGCAGCTATTGATTACCTAAACGCACAAAATAGAACTGATATTACTGCCCATGAGCAAGCATTAATCCATCAATTATTGACAGGGCTTTTACAAAGAAAATCTATTCATGTGTTAGGTAACCCTCATTCATCACTGGTGAGTTTTTATATAGAAGGAATGCACCCGAGCGATATAAGCCATTTATTAGCAGAACAAAATATAGCTATTCGTGCAGGGCAACATTGCTGCATGCCTTTATATCAAACACTGGGATTAAATGGCGCTATCCGTGTTTCATTAGCACTCTACAATAATAGTGCTGACCTACAATGTTTCTTTGATGCTTTAGATAAAGCCATAGAGTTATTAACATGA
- the rpmA gene encoding 50S ribosomal protein L27, which yields MAHKKAGGSTRNGRDSESKRLGVKLFGGQVVKAGNILVRQRGTQFHPGYGVGIGKDHTLFAKVDGVVKFEVKGQFGRRYVSIVAA from the coding sequence ATGGCACATAAGAAAGCTGGCGGTTCTACCCGCAACGGTCGTGACTCGGAATCCAAACGACTAGGTGTAAAACTATTTGGTGGACAAGTTGTTAAAGCAGGTAACATTCTTGTACGTCAACGTGGTACTCAATTCCACCCAGGATATGGTGTAGGAATTGGTAAAGACCATACTTTATTTGCTAAAGTTGATGGTGTTGTAAAGTTTGAAGTAAAAGGCCAATTTGGTCGTCGTTATGTAAGCATTGTTGCTGCATAA
- a CDS encoding UbiX family flavin prenyltransferase, with protein MARQRIIIGITGATGFVYGVHALKLLKALDVETHLVITKPAELTREYETEFIKEDVRALADFNYTISDIGAAISSGSFKTLGMLIAPCSVRTMGEIANCVSSNLLTRAADVVLKERRRLVLMLRETPLHTGHIKQMLAVSEMGGIIMPPVPAFYDKPKSLNDIVHHTVVRSLDLFGLEVEDFPRWGEELKP; from the coding sequence ATGGCTAGGCAGCGGATAATTATAGGTATTACGGGAGCAACAGGCTTCGTTTATGGCGTTCATGCGTTAAAACTTTTGAAAGCACTCGATGTTGAAACACACTTGGTGATTACAAAACCAGCTGAGTTAACCCGTGAGTATGAAACGGAGTTTATAAAAGAAGATGTTCGTGCCCTTGCCGATTTTAATTACACCATCAGTGATATCGGCGCGGCAATCTCAAGTGGTTCATTTAAAACATTAGGTATGTTAATTGCTCCCTGTTCAGTGAGGACGATGGGAGAAATAGCCAATTGTGTCTCTTCAAATTTATTAACACGTGCGGCTGATGTCGTGTTAAAGGAGCGACGTCGTTTGGTGCTTATGTTGAGGGAAACGCCGTTACATACTGGTCATATAAAGCAGATGTTGGCGGTGAGTGAAATGGGGGGGATTATTATGCCTCCTGTACCTGCTTTTTACGATAAGCCAAAATCATTGAATGATATTGTTCATCATACTGTGGTGAGATCATTGGATTTATTTGGTTTAGAGGTTGAAGACTTTCCACGCTGGGGGGAGGAGTTAAAACCTTAG
- a CDS encoding zinc ribbon domain-containing protein, protein MEICSACSMPLDNEGFVSLRKDGYVFCIYCVNENKEIKSCEDIFEGGIQYFINEEHFTRDYAEKVVRKNMYILPYWQNNPAACLEGDMLTDEEFQNLFKTS, encoded by the coding sequence ATGGAAATTTGTTCAGCATGCTCAATGCCCTTAGATAATGAAGGCTTTGTTAGTCTTAGAAAAGATGGATATGTCTTTTGTATTTACTGTGTTAATGAAAACAAAGAAATAAAATCATGTGAGGATATTTTTGAAGGTGGTATTCAATATTTTATCAATGAAGAGCATTTTACAAGAGATTATGCTGAAAAAGTAGTACGAAAAAATATGTATATCCTTCCTTACTGGCAAAATAATCCTGCAGCTTGTTTAGAAGGTGACATGCTCACGGATGAAGAATTCCAAAATTTATTTAAAACAAGTTAG
- the rplD gene encoding 50S ribosomal protein L4, translating to MQLNVNGANAIEVNQVVFDAKYNETLIHQAVVAYMAAGRQGSRAQKTRAEVSGGGKKPWRQKGTGRARAGSSRSPIWRSGGTTFAAKPQDHSQKLNRKMYRAAIRSILSELVRTDRLVVVENFAVDAPKTKELVSKLHALDLKDVLIVTDAFDGNLCLAARNLPNVDYVDVTGSDPVSLIAYEKVLITVPAIKKIEEVLA from the coding sequence ATGCAATTAAATGTAAACGGTGCTAACGCAATCGAAGTAAACCAAGTTGTCTTTGATGCAAAGTACAATGAAACATTAATCCACCAAGCAGTGGTGGCTTATATGGCGGCAGGCCGTCAAGGCAGTCGTGCACAAAAAACGCGTGCTGAAGTTTCTGGCGGTGGCAAAAAGCCTTGGCGTCAAAAAGGAACTGGCCGTGCTCGTGCAGGTTCAAGCCGTAGTCCAATTTGGCGTAGTGGTGGTACTACTTTTGCTGCTAAGCCACAAGATCACTCACAAAAACTTAACCGTAAAATGTATCGTGCTGCTATTCGCTCAATTTTATCTGAGCTTGTACGTACTGATCGTTTAGTGGTTGTAGAAAACTTTGCGGTTGATGCCCCAAAAACTAAAGAATTAGTAAGTAAACTGCATGCATTAGATTTAAAAGATGTATTAATCGTTACTGATGCATTTGATGGTAACCTATGCTTAGCGGCTCGTAATTTACCTAACGTTGATTACGTAGATGTTACTGGTTCTGATCCAGTCAGTTTAATTGCTTATGAGAAGGTGCTTATTACTGTACCTGCTATTAAGAAAATTGAGGAGGTATTAGCATGA
- the rplU gene encoding 50S ribosomal protein L21, producing the protein MYAVIVTGGKQYKVAEGEYLKVEKLEVPTGETITLDKVLLIADGEKVNIGAPVIDGAKVTAEVISQGRHDKVRIIKFRRRKHHMKRQGHRQWYTEIKITGISA; encoded by the coding sequence ATGTATGCAGTTATTGTAACTGGCGGCAAGCAATATAAAGTCGCTGAAGGTGAATACCTTAAAGTTGAAAAATTAGAAGTTCCAACAGGTGAAACTATCACTCTTGATAAAGTACTTCTAATTGCAGACGGTGAAAAAGTAAACATTGGTGCACCAGTAATTGATGGTGCTAAAGTGACAGCTGAAGTAATCAGCCAAGGTCGTCACGACAAAGTAAGAATCATCAAGTTCCGCCGTCGTAAGCACCACATGAAACGTCAGGGTCACCGTCAATGGTACACTGAAATTAAGATTACTGGTATTTCTGCCTAG
- the cgtA gene encoding Obg family GTPase CgtA, protein MKFVDEVSIHVQAGDGGNGCMSFRREKFIEKGGPNGGDGGDGGSIYLEAAANLNTLVDYRYTRRFQAQRGENGGSTDCTGAKGEDLILPVPIGTTIIDANTLEIIGDLTQEGQRIMVAQGGWHGLGNTRFKSSTNRAPRQTTPGKPGEARDLKLELKVIADVGLLGLPNAGKSTLIRSVSAAKAKVADYPFTTIVPNLGVVSVSRFKNFVIADIPGLIEGASEGSGLGTRFLKHLTRTRLLLHLIDMAPIDGTDPVDAATTIINELEKFSPSLLERDRWLVLNKADQLLEEEQQEIKNTIVERLQWEGPVFIISASERQGTEELAQAVMRYLDERTLRIEEDPDYAAYMKDLNQRIDDEARARLQALDDARALRRSGLKAAEEDFDDDWDDDDEDGPEIIYVR, encoded by the coding sequence ATGAAATTCGTTGATGAAGTATCTATCCACGTCCAAGCAGGTGATGGCGGTAATGGCTGCATGAGCTTTAGACGTGAAAAATTTATCGAAAAGGGTGGTCCCAATGGTGGTGATGGTGGCGATGGTGGTTCTATTTATTTAGAAGCAGCCGCCAACCTTAATACATTGGTTGATTATCGTTATACCCGTCGCTTCCAAGCACAACGCGGCGAAAATGGTGGTAGCACTGATTGTACAGGTGCAAAAGGAGAAGATCTTATACTTCCCGTCCCCATTGGAACAACCATCATTGATGCAAATACACTTGAAATCATTGGTGATTTAACTCAAGAAGGCCAACGCATTATGGTTGCTCAAGGCGGTTGGCATGGTTTGGGGAATACTCGTTTTAAATCGAGTACCAATAGAGCACCGCGCCAAACGACACCCGGTAAACCTGGTGAGGCACGGGATCTAAAACTTGAACTAAAAGTTATTGCGGATGTTGGCTTACTTGGTTTACCTAATGCAGGTAAAAGTACCCTTATTCGCAGTGTATCCGCAGCTAAAGCGAAGGTAGCAGACTATCCATTTACAACCATTGTTCCAAACCTAGGAGTTGTTAGCGTCAGTCGCTTTAAAAACTTCGTGATCGCAGATATTCCAGGCTTAATTGAAGGGGCATCAGAGGGCAGTGGTTTAGGAACACGATTCTTAAAACACTTAACCCGTACAAGGTTATTATTGCATCTTATTGATATGGCACCCATCGATGGTACAGATCCTGTAGATGCTGCAACAACCATTATTAATGAGCTAGAAAAATTTAGTCCTTCTTTATTAGAGCGCGATCGTTGGCTAGTTTTAAATAAAGCCGATCAACTACTAGAGGAAGAACAGCAAGAAATTAAAAATACCATTGTAGAAAGATTACAGTGGGAAGGTCCTGTATTTATTATTTCCGCAAGTGAACGTCAAGGAACTGAAGAACTCGCCCAAGCAGTGATGCGTTACTTAGATGAACGCACATTAAGAATTGAAGAAGATCCGGACTATGCAGCCTATATGAAAGATCTGAATCAACGCATTGATGATGAAGCACGTGCTCGCCTACAAGCATTGGATGATGCAAGAGCATTACGCCGTAGTGGACTGAAAGCAGCAGAAGAAGATTTCGATGATGACTGGGATGATGATGACGAAGACGGTCCTGAAATTATCTATGTTCGCTAG